In a single window of the Pseudodesulfovibrio profundus genome:
- a CDS encoding ABC transporter substrate-binding protein produces MKKAIRMLAVLAVTVCIFALAGCSDEEVDSLTRVKDKGEISFAMSGGYPPFNFYNDSNELVGFDVDVAREVATRIGVELKPVTTEWSGIIEGLRSGAYDGILGSMAVTEQRLEVVNFSTPYYYSGAQMIIKKGSPYTAPADLKGKTIGVVTGTTFAKDAEKLGAGDIKLYKDDTHTLTELDSGVVDGVITDRVVGVNAKNSGKFDISLLGMPLRGEDIAVAFRQGDDTLLQEVNKVLNAMHEDGTLSEFSRKWLNTDVTVK; encoded by the coding sequence ATGAAAAAAGCTATTCGTATGCTGGCCGTTCTCGCGGTCACGGTCTGTATTTTTGCCCTTGCTGGTTGTTCTGACGAAGAGGTGGATTCCCTCACCCGCGTCAAAGACAAAGGTGAGATCAGCTTCGCCATGAGCGGTGGGTATCCGCCTTTCAACTTCTACAACGACAGTAATGAGCTGGTCGGTTTCGACGTGGATGTTGCCAGGGAAGTGGCAACCCGTATCGGCGTTGAACTCAAGCCAGTCACCACCGAGTGGAGTGGCATCATCGAAGGACTTCGCTCCGGCGCTTACGACGGCATTCTGGGTAGTATGGCCGTCACCGAACAACGCCTTGAAGTCGTCAACTTTTCCACGCCCTACTACTACTCTGGCGCACAGATGATCATCAAGAAAGGCAGCCCGTATACAGCCCCCGCCGACCTGAAAGGCAAGACCATCGGTGTCGTGACCGGTACCACCTTTGCCAAGGATGCTGAGAAGCTCGGCGCAGGCGACATCAAGCTGTACAAGGATGATACCCATACACTGACCGAACTGGATAGCGGCGTTGTTGATGGCGTCATCACCGACCGTGTTGTCGGCGTTAACGCCAAGAACAGCGGCAAGTTCGACATCAGCCTGCTGGGAATGCCGTTGCGCGGTGAAGACATTGCTGTTGCATTCCGCCAGGGCGACGACACCCTGCTTCAGGAAGTCAACAAGGTCCTCAATGCAATGCACGAAGACGGCACGCTTTCCGAGTTCAGCCGCAAGTGGCTCAACACAGACGTAACCGTCAAGTAA
- a CDS encoding amino acid ABC transporter permease: MYFDYTVLAKYLPYFLPAAWMTIKVTTLGIILGLGLGLGTSFLRISERRLLNLPARAYIYIIRGTPLLLQLLFIYFGLRSVAGLDALTSAVLALGIHNGAYIAEIFRGAIVSISEGQMEAARSLGMPYQRAMLRIVLPQAFKRAIPSLGNQFIIALKDSSLASTITINELLLKSQQLASSNFMMMEMLFIAALFYLLYTAIFSKTFRMIEARLDVDNQPA, encoded by the coding sequence ATGTACTTTGATTATACGGTACTCGCCAAGTACCTACCTTATTTCCTTCCCGCAGCATGGATGACCATCAAGGTCACGACGCTGGGTATTATCCTGGGCCTCGGCCTGGGGCTTGGGACGTCGTTTCTCCGCATTTCGGAAAGACGACTGCTCAATTTACCAGCACGAGCATATATATACATCATTCGCGGTACACCGCTGCTGTTGCAGTTGCTCTTCATTTACTTCGGACTGCGCAGCGTGGCCGGTCTCGATGCTTTGACTTCGGCCGTTCTTGCGCTCGGTATCCACAACGGCGCATATATCGCTGAGATTTTCCGCGGCGCCATTGTTTCCATTTCCGAAGGACAGATGGAAGCAGCACGAAGCCTGGGTATGCCGTACCAACGCGCCATGCTTCGCATCGTGCTTCCGCAGGCGTTCAAACGGGCGATCCCTTCGCTGGGTAACCAGTTCATTATCGCACTGAAAGACTCGTCGCTCGCCAGCACCATCACCATCAACGAGTTGCTGCTGAAGTCCCAGCAATTGGCTTCTTCCAACTTCATGATGATGGAAATGCTGTTCATCGCCGCCCTTTTCTACCTGCTGTACACTGCAATATTCAGCAAAACCTTCCGCATGATCGAAGCCCGACTCGATGTGGACAACCAACCGGCATAA
- a CDS encoding amino acid ABC transporter ATP-binding protein, producing the protein MNQDPVIEISGLNKWFGDNHVLKGIDLDVEDSEVLCVIGASGSGKSTLLRCVNYLETFQEGSVKIKGWEVTGDEKRINKLRARVGMVFQHFNLFPHMTVLGNVIEGPTQVRGMKKKDAKDLGRLFLEKVGLSDKEDAYPNLLSGGQKQRVAIARALAMEPDVMLFDEPTSALDPELVGEVLTVMKELAEDGMTMMIVTHEMGFAREVADTVAFMDEGVILEKDAPSAMFDMPAEPRTQEFLSQIL; encoded by the coding sequence ATGAATCAAGATCCAGTTATTGAAATATCCGGCCTGAACAAGTGGTTTGGAGACAATCACGTTCTCAAAGGCATTGACCTTGATGTCGAGGACTCGGAAGTGCTCTGCGTCATCGGAGCCAGTGGCTCCGGAAAATCCACCCTGCTCCGTTGCGTCAACTACCTGGAGACCTTTCAGGAAGGCTCAGTCAAGATCAAGGGGTGGGAAGTCACCGGCGACGAGAAGCGCATCAACAAGCTGCGCGCCCGTGTCGGAATGGTATTCCAACACTTCAACCTCTTCCCGCACATGACAGTGCTCGGCAACGTCATCGAAGGGCCGACGCAAGTCCGAGGTATGAAGAAGAAAGATGCCAAGGACCTCGGCCGATTGTTCCTCGAGAAAGTCGGCCTGAGCGACAAGGAAGACGCCTACCCGAACCTGCTTTCAGGTGGACAGAAACAACGTGTAGCCATTGCCCGGGCATTGGCCATGGAGCCGGATGTCATGCTCTTTGACGAACCGACCTCCGCACTTGACCCGGAGTTGGTGGGCGAGGTGCTCACCGTCATGAAGGAACTTGCCGAAGACGGCATGACCATGATGATCGTAACCCACGAGATGGGGTTCGCCCGTGAAGTCGCGGATACCGTGGCTTTCATGGACGAGGGCGTGATCCTCGAAAAGGATGCGCCGTCGGCAATGTTTGATATGCCTGCCGAGCCCCGGACTCAGGAATTCCTGAGTCAGATACTCTAA
- the kamA gene encoding lysine 2,3-aminomutase, whose amino-acid sequence MPIFTEHQQEVAETLRESASKSDWTNWKWHIRHSIKTVDDFERVLGVTFPEKKKRIFEQTVRKFPMSVTPYYLSLIDPEDYENDPIFHQSFPSAEEMRIERHDMSDPLHEDEDSPVPGITHRYPDRVLFHISNTCSMYCRHCTRKRKVGDTDSIPTMGDMEAGLEYIRNTPQIRDVLLSGGDPLMLSDEKLDWILTKVREIEHVDVVRIGTRMPVVLPYRITDDLVNMLKKHHPVWINTHFNHPRELTASSRRALQRMADAGIPLGNQSVLLAGVNDCQRLIKTLNQKLVKNRVRPYYIYQCDLSEGLTHFRTPIGKGIEIIESLRGHTSGFSVPTYVVDAPGGGGKIPVMPNYIVSWGTNKVVLRNYEGVITTYNEPASYEPNYCDRECSSCNLQLKEEDAEEKAVGIQKLLSDWDDTTSLTPENKDRLERRGDDDAA is encoded by the coding sequence TTGCCAATATTCACGGAACACCAACAGGAAGTCGCGGAAACCCTTCGGGAAAGCGCGTCTAAATCGGACTGGACCAACTGGAAATGGCACATTCGCCATTCCATTAAAACTGTCGATGATTTCGAACGGGTGCTCGGCGTCACCTTCCCAGAGAAGAAGAAACGAATATTCGAGCAGACCGTGCGGAAGTTTCCCATGTCGGTGACCCCGTATTATCTGTCCCTGATCGATCCCGAGGATTACGAAAATGATCCCATTTTCCACCAATCCTTCCCCTCTGCCGAAGAGATGCGGATCGAACGTCACGACATGTCCGACCCTCTGCACGAGGATGAGGACAGTCCGGTACCGGGCATTACTCACCGGTACCCTGACAGGGTCCTGTTTCACATAAGCAACACCTGCTCCATGTACTGCCGCCACTGCACGCGCAAGCGCAAGGTGGGCGACACGGATTCCATCCCGACAATGGGAGACATGGAGGCAGGCCTGGAATACATTCGGAATACGCCACAGATTCGTGACGTGCTCCTGTCCGGCGGTGACCCGCTCATGCTCTCGGATGAAAAGCTGGACTGGATTCTGACCAAGGTTCGCGAAATTGAACATGTCGATGTCGTTCGTATCGGTACGCGCATGCCCGTGGTATTGCCCTACCGCATCACCGACGACCTTGTGAACATGCTCAAAAAGCACCATCCGGTCTGGATCAACACCCACTTCAATCACCCGAGGGAATTGACCGCCTCATCCCGCCGCGCTCTCCAGCGGATGGCTGACGCAGGTATCCCGCTGGGTAACCAGAGCGTACTGCTGGCCGGTGTTAACGACTGCCAGCGACTCATCAAGACTCTCAACCAGAAGCTGGTGAAAAACAGGGTTCGCCCCTACTACATTTACCAGTGTGACCTGTCCGAAGGGCTGACCCACTTCCGCACCCCCATCGGCAAGGGTATCGAAATCATCGAAAGTCTGCGTGGACACACCAGTGGATTTTCGGTTCCCACCTATGTGGTCGATGCACCTGGCGGCGGAGGTAAAATACCGGTCATGCCCAACTATATCGTTTCGTGGGGCACCAATAAAGTGGTTCTCAGAAACTACGAAGGTGTTATCACGACCTACAATGAACCGGCATCCTACGAGCCGAACTATTGTGACCGGGAATGCTCCTCGTGCAACCTCCAGCTCAAGGAGGAAGATGCCGAGGAAAAGGCTGTAGGTATCCAGAAGCTGTTGTCCGATTGGGACGACACCACCAGCCTGACCCCGGAAAACAAAGATCGCCTCGAAAGGAGAGGGGACGACGATGCAGCCTGA
- the ablB gene encoding putative beta-lysine N-acetyltransferase, which produces MQPDQVKKIDNSIVQHGPANDRVYLMKLSHDDLPDIVGKVYDLGRQHGYTKLFAKVSADAAPHFTKYGFVDEARVPNMYKGESAGLFMCKYLDQDRSVPGNITRISEVLNCAEGQDTVPAPSGSEVRIERLRLGDVEALAALYDTVFETYPFPMHDPNFVRECMEDETVFFGIYSEDKLVAAASAEMDTDWQCAEMTDFATLPEYRGNGAATHLLYHMEDALADLDIHTLYTIARAESFGMNIVFSRCGYTFGGTLHNNTQIAGKLESMNVWHKQIGTR; this is translated from the coding sequence ATGCAGCCTGATCAGGTCAAGAAAATTGACAACTCCATCGTGCAGCACGGTCCGGCAAACGACCGCGTCTACCTGATGAAGCTCAGTCATGACGACCTGCCCGATATCGTCGGAAAAGTGTACGATCTTGGCAGGCAGCATGGCTATACCAAGCTCTTTGCCAAGGTTTCGGCTGATGCTGCACCCCACTTCACCAAGTATGGGTTCGTGGACGAAGCCCGGGTTCCCAACATGTACAAGGGAGAATCCGCAGGCCTGTTCATGTGCAAATATCTGGATCAGGACCGATCGGTTCCGGGCAACATCACCCGCATCTCGGAAGTACTCAACTGTGCCGAGGGGCAGGACACCGTTCCTGCGCCCTCGGGCAGCGAAGTGCGAATCGAACGGCTTCGACTGGGCGATGTGGAAGCCCTGGCTGCTCTGTACGATACGGTCTTCGAGACATACCCGTTTCCCATGCACGACCCGAACTTTGTCCGCGAGTGCATGGAAGATGAGACCGTCTTCTTCGGCATTTACTCCGAAGACAAACTGGTAGCGGCTGCTTCCGCGGAAATGGATACCGACTGGCAGTGTGCCGAGATGACGGACTTCGCCACCCTGCCCGAGTATCGGGGCAATGGCGCTGCCACACATCTGCTGTATCACATGGAGGATGCGCTGGCCGATCTCGACATACACACGTTGTACACCATCGCCAGAGCGGAAAGCTTCGGGATGAACATCGTCTTCTCCCGATGCGGATACACCTTTGGCGGCACCCTGCACAACAACACACAAATTGCCGGGAAACTGGAGAGCATGAATGTCTGGCACAAGCAGATCGGAACTAGGTAA
- a CDS encoding YitT family protein, with protein sequence MSGTSRSELGKGPQFRLDFYYSTWWNLLLITVGTLIVTIAIKGIAVPHGFIPAGVFGLAALIYYMTDWLSPGWLNFLFNAPLFIFAWFKVSRRFFLYSLYSIASTTVFYEMIPVTIPVQNELYAAIASGVITGFGAGLVLRSLGSNGGLDVVAVYLYQRYNIGIGRIYLMFNALLFSFSLYRLSPDLVIASLIMAFITSVLVEQTLSLFNQRKVVFIVSNKADEISDDILYQLRQSATFLKGFGAYSRQERNVLMTVVNNLQLKKLEEITFNHDENALFIVENTFSVIGSSFSRRKIY encoded by the coding sequence ATGTCTGGCACAAGCAGATCGGAACTAGGTAAAGGACCACAGTTTCGCCTCGACTTCTACTATTCGACCTGGTGGAACTTACTGCTTATCACTGTCGGCACCCTGATTGTCACCATTGCCATCAAGGGAATAGCTGTACCTCACGGGTTCATTCCGGCTGGAGTTTTCGGCCTGGCGGCGCTGATCTACTATATGACGGATTGGCTGTCGCCAGGCTGGTTGAACTTTCTGTTCAACGCCCCTCTTTTCATCTTCGCATGGTTCAAGGTCAGTCGGCGATTCTTCCTGTACAGCCTATACAGCATCGCATCCACCACGGTATTCTATGAAATGATACCGGTGACGATACCGGTGCAAAACGAACTGTATGCAGCCATTGCCAGTGGTGTAATAACCGGTTTCGGAGCCGGTCTCGTGCTGCGTTCTCTGGGGTCCAACGGCGGTCTCGATGTGGTGGCAGTTTACCTTTATCAACGGTATAATATTGGCATCGGGCGTATCTACCTGATGTTCAATGCCCTGCTGTTCAGCTTCAGTTTGTACCGTCTGTCACCAGACCTTGTGATCGCATCTCTGATCATGGCCTTCATTACGTCGGTATTGGTGGAGCAGACGCTTTCCCTCTTCAACCAGAGGAAGGTCGTCTTCATCGTCTCCAACAAGGCGGACGAGATAAGCGATGACATTTTATACCAATTGCGGCAGAGCGCCACGTTTCTCAAGGGATTTGGGGCATACTCGCGGCAGGAACGTAATGTACTGATGACTGTGGTCAACAACCTGCAGCTCAAGAAGCTTGAAGAAATCACCTTCAATCACGATGAAAATGCGCTGTTCATAGTGGAAAACACGTTCTCGGTTATCGGTTCGAGTTTTTCCAGAAGAAAAATCTACTAG